A segment of the Gossypium hirsutum isolate 1008001.06 chromosome D10, Gossypium_hirsutum_v2.1, whole genome shotgun sequence genome:
tcaaagattttcttttttgagattttcttacctatgaaattaaaaaaaaataaaaaatatctttttgATATTGAACAAATTGGTCACtctaaaagaaatagagcaactTAATccttattaattttgaaagtaacTACGAACAATTAATCAAGTGCTAATAGTTTCTgttaattatacataattttgattagtataaaaacaaatttaatcctTGATGATTATATATTTCGCGTAaatattgatagaatgtgtaattATTATGGGTTAAATATGTTAAATCATGATCAAATTGACGAAATGTGTAAATGTtgtgagttaaatttgttaaatcaataacaaattgatagaatgtgtaaactttgagggcttaatttattattataccaagaaaattatgtataattgatgaaaaacattaacgttgtgattaattgtccttaatttatcactttaaaaaatgaaagtaATTGAATAACtctgatatttttagaaaaaactcTGATATCAAAATTGTGATTAATTGtcgttttaatatattttcttagttgaaatcaattatttttttgtttttcaacaaTGAGCAACATAGACAACAAATCATGAAATGCAAATCCCAAATAAGAATTATAAATTggatataaaagatataaataaaatttaagactAGACTCAGCCACGAATGAGAAAACTACCTTTAAGGAAAAGCTGTCGCAGGAGATGGCTTGGAACATTTGCTAGAGCATATTTTGGAACAATTTCAAACTGTTCCGAGGAGGTTGGAGGGTCTTGGGCTCTTGAGCTTTTGTAACAAACATAAATCTGCCATTATCGAAGTGCATTAAtccttttgtttcttttgctAGCGATTTGGGGAGAGGCTCCCACAAGGCCATCAACTCTTATCGCAACAAATTGATTAGTGTATCAGATTCTCATCAATTAAAGGGTGTTGCTTGGAGCAAAGCATCAAAACACCTTAAGAACCAATCCATAACCAAATGGAAAGTTACACTAATAAACCATAAACTCCATGGATTGGAACACTTTGTTAATTATGGATGAAAACCGACTTGGGAATTCATAGTTGAGACCCGCCAACCTTGCAACGTATAAGCAAGACAGTCAACCATAAAATCAGAGGATCAACAACCAAATGGCAACAATCAGTAATGCCTACAACTGAAAATTTAAAACTTGATTAGAATCCACGTAACACTAGGCCCTGGTCTTCCATCAGGCAAATACCAACAACCCATTGATTCAATTTCAGCCGTCTTTTCAGAATCAGCCGTATCATTAATAGATAGCTGCCTACTTTTATCCCTCATTAAGGAATAATAAAGATACTTGATAGTTTTAAGCTGACATTGATATGGTAACCATCAAAAGTTGGCAAATCCTTAAAACATGGGTCAACCTTACTAGTAACTTTACATGTTTGTAGCCCAATGCCATGCATGATGCACTTGAAATACAATTGTGAGGTTATAATGTGAAATGGAACAGTTGAAATAGTAGTTTTACAAAAACTGaattaacctttcacattttacCAAAAGTTGCAGCCTCGTACTTCAGTAGAGCAACTCAACCTACAACGAAAAGGGCGTCTCTATGGTCACTTTATAAAGCTTTAGTTAAGCCATGATGAAAATAGAAGAGTCAATTACCATTTGTTTTCAATTCAAACGAAATTGAGCTTTTCACATAAGCACCCAAACTTATTTCCTTATTCCAGCTTGGGCAACTGATCAGTAACCTCCGTCACCTCAGAATTTTGCACATTCTGTGCATGATCATAACAAACCAAGAATTGTTCAATTAATTAAgtatgtatgtgtgtatgtatgtatgtatgcatgtatgtatgtatgtaaaaaCACATGAATTTAAATCCTTTAAATGATTTGTACCATTTCAACGAACATATGTTTTATGATAGTGTTAAGGTCGCCTTCCCACTGCAGTTCACCTTCCTCATCTCTTGTTAAGTGCATTTGTTCCAGCCTTGGTGTGCTTAAATCTCCTTGGCAGAAATTCCTCATCTTGGGGCACTTTGTCACCATCACCATTAGCAAGACTGGGAATTCCAACGAGTGATGGGCCAAGGAAAAGCTTGCTAGACATGGCAGACAACTTAGTTGCAAATACTTCAGTTTGGGAAATACAATACCGCCTTGTATTTCTTCAGCCTCACACGCTATGATTTCCTCAATCATCTCACAATCATCTATGATCAATCTTTCCAGTAGCCTCAGGCACTTAGCTGTTGAGAACGCGATTAAATTGATGAACCCATGGCATCTTGAAACTTCCAGTGTTGTTAGATTTTTGAAAGACAGCAAAGATGGTTCAAAAGTCTTTAACGTCAACTCTGGAAGTTGAGACAAACTTAATTCCTTTAGCTGATAGAATGCTGATGTATGCCTTTCCTGGTCGCTGAGTCCTTCAGATTGTACTATTTGACAAATGGAAGCATTGTCTATAACAAGCTTATGAAGGATTGGTAGAGACCGAATGAAGGAATACGGAAGAGTAGTGGATGTCTCGGGAAAGAATTGGAGGTTAAGATGCTTAAGGTTTTGGAAACACTGCAATGAGAGTTGTCCATCACATATCCCCCTCACCATATCATTCGTCTTCAGTGTTAGTTCTTCTAATACAGGGAAAGCGTCCTGGATGGCAACGAATATATTAAACATCGATCAAAGATTTTTCAAT
Coding sequences within it:
- the LOC121222634 gene encoding disease resistance protein UNI-like, translating into MVRGICDGQLSLQCFQNLKHLNLQFFPETSTTLPYSFIRSLPILHKLVIDNASICQIVQSEGLSDQERHTSAFYQLKELSLSQLPELTLKTFEPSLLSFKNLTTLEVSRCHGFINLIAFSTAKCLRLLERLIIDDCEMIEEIIACEAEEIQGGIVFPKLKYLQLSCLPCLASFSLAHHSLEFPVLLMVMVTKCPKMRNFCQGDLSTPRLEQMHLTRDEEGELQWEGDLNTIIKHMFVEMNVQNSEVTEVTDQLPKLE